In Amphiura filiformis chromosome 2, Afil_fr2py, whole genome shotgun sequence, one DNA window encodes the following:
- the LOC140172323 gene encoding uncharacterized protein, producing the protein MVVDSFVPMRNRIVARPNEVCHICKDPLTPKNKKNPTVADVSYPKKESLGPAHQKCIKPVDVKHEIRFLDSFKFLSAGLGTHVDNLSSLPEITKFFKDDEKLQLLLRKGVYPYDYVNSLEKLRETSLPPKEAFYSKLIDAEISDKDYQHARNVWNTFGMKTMREYHDLYLKSDVLLLADVFENFRKTSLKNYELDPCWYYTAPGLSYDGMLKTTGVRLELLTDYDMTLFFENEKRGGVSMIPTRHGKANNKYMGDDYDTSEPSKFLIYLDMNNLYGDAMRQPLPVGDFKWMTPKELDNWREIPCTLKVDLEYPKELHDLHDDFPLAPERKIVNKVEKLIPNLNDKEKYVIHHVALKQCLELGLKLTKVHSGIKYREEAFMKSYIDKNTSLRTKAESEFEKDFFKLMNNSVFGKTIENIRNRVDISLVNSEAEARKLSTKPTYDRYTSFDENLVAVHMKKTSLYFNKPIYLGASILDIAKVKMYAFHYNFIKPMYENKAKLCMTDTDSLLYEIETKDFYKDITPYVDRYFDTSNYPADHPSGIPTGKNKKVPGMVKDEAGGKQIVEFVGLRAKLYSFRMHEGNEEKRCKGIKKAVVERKITFDDYKQCLTDKKPQTREMNVIRSYKHDIYTETVNKVALDVNDDKRVILEDGIHTHAIGHYAVKLE; encoded by the coding sequence ATGGTGGTAGATTCCTTCGTTCCTATGAGGAATCGAATTGTAGCGCGACCGAACGAAGTCTGCCATATTTGCAAAGACCCTCTAACACCAAAAAACAAGAAGAATCCAACCGTAGCCGATGTGTCGTATCCAAAGAAAGAATCTTTAGGACCGGCTCACCAAAAGTGCATCAAACCCGTCGATGTCAAACACGAAATCAGGTTTCTCGATAGCTTTAAGTTTTTGTCTGCCGGCTTGGGTACGCACGTGGATAATCTTTCGAGTCTTCCCGAAATCACAAAATTTTTCAAAGACGACGAAAAATTGCAACTTCTTCTGAGAAAAGGAGTATACCCTTACGATTACGTCAACTCTCTAGAAAAACTTCGAGAGACCAGTCTTCCTCCCAAAGAAGCGTTTTACTCCAAGCTCATTGACGCGGAAATTTCCGACAAAGATTACCAGCACGCTCGGAATGTTTGGAATACCTTTGGAATGAAAACCATGAGGGAGTACCACGATCTGTATCTCAAGTCGGACGTTCTCCTTCTAGCCGACGTgttcgaaaatttcagaaaaaccaGTCTGAAAAATTACGAACTGGATCCTTGCTGGTACTACACGGCCCCAGGCCTATCTTACGACGGCATGCTAAAAACAACGGGTGTACGTCTGGAACTTCTCACTGATTACGACATGACTTTGTTTTTTGAAAACGAAAAGAGAGGCGGGGTTTCCATGATACCTACCAGACATGGCAAAGCCAACAACAAGTACATGGGTGACGATTACGATACGAGCGAGCCTAGCAAGTTCCTCATATACTTAGACATGAACAACCTTTACGGAGATGCGATGAGACAACCGCTTCCGGTCGGTGATTTTAAGTGGATGACGCCGAAAGAACTAGACAATTGGCGCGAAATCCCGTGCACTCTTAAAGTGGATTTGGAATATCCTAAAGAGCTGCACGACCTTCACGACGACTTTCCCCTAGCTCCGGAAAGAAAGATTGTAAACAAAGTGGAAAAACTAATTCCGAATCTGAACGACAAGGAAAAGTACGTTATCCACCACGTGGCTCTGAAGCAGTGCTTGGAGCTTGGACTCAAACTGACCAAGGTTCACAGTGGGATAAAATACCGAGAGGAAGCCTTCATGAAATCGTACATCGACAAGAATACCAGTCTTCGAACAAAAGCTGAATCGGAGTTTGAGAAGGATTTCTTCAAGTTGATGAACAACAGCGTCTTTGGAAAAACGATAGAAAACATTCGAAACAGAGTGGACATTAGTCTCGTGAACAGCGAAGCCGAAGCTCGCAAGTTATCCACAAAACCCACCTACGACCGATACACCAGCTTTGACGAAAACCTCGTAGCCGTTCACATGAAGAAGACCTCGCTGTACTTCAACAAGCCGATATATCTCGGAGCGAGCATCCTGGATATCGCAAAGGTAAAGATGTACGCCTTTCACTACAATTTTATCAAACCCATGTACGAAAACAAAGCGAAGCTCTGTATGACGGATACAGACTCGCTACTTTATGAAATCGAGACCAAAGATTTCTACAAGGACATCACTCCATACGTGGACCGCTACTTTGACACTTCCAACTACCCAGCTGATCATCCATCGGGAATTCCGaccggaaagaacaaaaaagttcccGGCATGGTCAAGGACGAAGCCGGAGGAAAGCAGATAGTGGAATTTGTTGGACTGAGAGCAAAGTTGTACTCCTTCAGAATGCACGAGGGAAACGAGGAAAAGAGGTGCAAAGGCATCAAGAAAGCGGTCGTCGAAAGAAAAATTACCTTCGACGACTACAAGCAATGTCTTACTGACAAAAAACCTCAGACGAGAGAGATGAATGTGATTAGGAGCTACAAGCACGATATCTACACAGAAACCGTTAACAAAGTCGCTTTAGATGTTAACGATGACAAAAGAGTCATACTCGAAGACGGAATACACACGCACGCGATTGGACACTACGCCGTAaaacttgaataa